The Chryseobacterium indicum genome contains a region encoding:
- the ypfJ gene encoding KPN_02809 family neutral zinc metallopeptidase, whose translation MRWTDDRGGNVEDRRGLGGGAVVGGGLGTLIIAAIIFFLGGDPSSILSSGAGSGSPRTEQRELTAEDKKIGEMVDMMGKWNITTWDQVFQENGMQYTPPKIILFSETTQSGCGVAQSAMGPFYCPADQSVYMDMSFFNELQQRFGAKVTEFTVAYVLAHEVGHHVQTLLGTTQKVDQLRRSGQYSEAEMNRVSVATELQADFYAGVWARRTDAEKHILEPGDIQSAIEAAEAVGDDNIQRRSQGYVNQESFTHGSSAQRKEWFMKGYNTGDIRQGDTFNQLLK comes from the coding sequence ATGAGATGGACGGACGACAGAGGCGGTAATGTGGAAGACAGACGCGGACTTGGCGGCGGAGCCGTTGTAGGAGGCGGACTGGGAACGCTTATTATTGCTGCAATTATATTCTTTCTGGGAGGTGATCCTTCCTCGATTCTTTCTTCGGGAGCAGGTTCCGGATCTCCGAGAACGGAGCAGAGAGAACTGACTGCGGAAGACAAAAAAATCGGAGAAATGGTAGACATGATGGGAAAATGGAACATCACTACTTGGGATCAGGTTTTTCAGGAAAACGGAATGCAGTATACTCCACCGAAAATTATCCTTTTTTCGGAAACCACACAATCCGGCTGCGGAGTGGCACAGTCTGCAATGGGACCATTTTACTGTCCTGCAGATCAGTCTGTTTATATGGACATGAGTTTTTTTAATGAACTTCAGCAGAGATTCGGCGCTAAAGTAACGGAATTTACGGTAGCGTATGTTTTGGCACATGAAGTGGGACATCATGTTCAGACGCTTTTAGGAACAACGCAAAAAGTGGATCAGCTACGAAGAAGCGGACAGTATTCTGAAGCAGAAATGAACAGAGTTTCTGTTGCCACAGAACTTCAGGCAGATTTTTACGCAGGAGTGTGGGCAAGAAGAACAGATGCTGAAAAGCACATTTTGGAACCCGGAGATATTCAGTCGGCTATTGAAGCGGCCGAAGCGGTAGGTGATGATAATATCCAGAGAAGATCACAGGGATACGTTAATCAGGAAAGTTTTACGCACGGATCCTCCGCGCAGCGTAAAGAATGGTTTATGAAAGGATACAACACCGGAGACATCCGACAGGGAGATACTTTCAACCAGCTTTTGAAATAA
- a CDS encoding GLPGLI family protein: MKKLGILALALFMQTAFAQTNRFVYQVTMKPDASNKNDTKTENAYLDISPEKSVFYSENRIKRDSVIQAAIQSGGARGFNRDQMEALRSNINYSVEKDKKSQKMTFKDRIGRDIYTYEEDRPINWKIASETTKIGDYKVQKAETDFGGRKWTAWFTTDLPYQDGPYKFGGLPGLIVKVEDDKGEYSFDLMKNYKIADFPTMNQFGNTIKVKRGDYVKQQKKFMEDPMSFMTQGGGMGAPMRIDGGGGNRGGGGFGGGNSGDFRKRMEERVKEEAKRNSNPIELQ, translated from the coding sequence ATGAAAAAATTAGGCATTCTTGCTTTGGCTCTGTTCATGCAGACCGCTTTTGCACAAACCAACAGATTTGTATATCAGGTGACGATGAAACCCGATGCATCCAATAAAAATGATACCAAAACAGAAAATGCGTATCTGGATATTTCTCCGGAAAAATCTGTTTTTTATTCCGAAAACAGAATTAAAAGAGATTCTGTGATTCAGGCAGCCATACAAAGTGGAGGAGCAAGAGGTTTTAACAGAGATCAGATGGAAGCTTTACGGTCAAACATCAATTATTCTGTTGAAAAAGATAAGAAAAGCCAGAAAATGACCTTCAAAGACAGAATCGGAAGAGATATTTATACTTACGAGGAAGACCGCCCGATCAACTGGAAAATTGCTTCAGAAACCACAAAAATCGGAGATTATAAAGTTCAGAAAGCAGAAACAGATTTTGGAGGGAGAAAATGGACGGCGTGGTTTACCACAGATCTACCTTATCAGGACGGACCATACAAATTCGGCGGACTTCCCGGACTTATCGTGAAAGTAGAGGACGATAAAGGAGAATATTCTTTCGATTTGATGAAAAATTACAAAATCGCAGATTTCCCGACAATGAATCAGTTTGGAAATACCATTAAAGTGAAAAGAGGCGATTATGTAAAACAGCAGAAAAAATTCATGGAAGATCCAATGTCATTTATGACGCAGGGTGGCGGAATGGGTGCGCCGATGAGAATTGACGGCGGTGGCGGAAACCGTGGCGGCGGTGGATTCGGAGGAGGAAATTCCGGAGATTTCAGAAAAAGGATGGAAGAAAGAGTAAAAGAGGAAGCAAAAAGAAACAGCAACCCTATAGAATTACAATAA
- a CDS encoding HesB/IscA family protein, giving the protein MIKVSDQAKAKAIQLMTEDGFKPFEDYIRVGVKSGGCSGLEYVLKFDNEKTDADQIFEDNDIKIIVDKKSILYLAGTTLEYSGGLNGKGFVFNNPNASRTCGCGESFSL; this is encoded by the coding sequence ATGATAAAAGTATCAGATCAAGCAAAAGCAAAAGCCATTCAGCTGATGACAGAAGATGGTTTTAAGCCTTTTGAAGACTATATAAGAGTGGGGGTAAAAAGCGGAGGATGCTCTGGTTTAGAATATGTTCTGAAGTTTGATAACGAAAAAACAGATGCCGACCAGATTTTTGAAGACAATGATATCAAAATTATTGTAGATAAAAAATCAATCCTCTATTTGGCTGGAACCACTCTTGAATATTCAGGAGGTTTAAACGGAAAAGGATTTGTTTTTAACAATCCGAATGCATCCAGAACCTGCGGATGCGGTGAGAGTTTTTCTTTGTAA
- the sufB gene encoding Fe-S cluster assembly protein SufB, which produces MNKYTEDDLRVDLENKKYEFGWETKIDYEDFPTGLNEDIVRAISAKKEEPEWMTEWRLESFRIWQKMTEPDWANIKYEKPDFQAIKYYAAPKVKPELESLDEVDPELLKTFEKLGINIEEQKRLSGVAVDIVMDSVSVKTTFQDTLMEKGIIFCSISEAIKNHPDLVRKYLGKVVPRGDNFYAALNSAVFSDGSFCYIPKGVRCPMELSTYFRINQAGTGQFERTLVIADEGSYVSYLEGCTAPSRDENQLHAAVVELIAMDDAEIKYSTVQNWYPGNEEGKGGVFNFVTKRGLCERNAKISWTQVETGSAVTWKYPSCILKGDHSIGEFYSIAVTNNHQYADTGTKMIHIGKNTKSTIISKGISAGKSNNSYRGLVKVMPSAKGARNFSQCDSLLMGNECGAHTFPYIEIKDPTAQLEHEATTSKIGEDQIFYCNQRGIDTERAIALIVNGFSKEVLNKLPMEFAIEAQKLLEISLEGSVG; this is translated from the coding sequence ATGAATAAATATACTGAAGACGATCTAAGAGTCGATCTGGAAAATAAAAAATACGAATTCGGATGGGAAACAAAAATCGATTACGAAGATTTTCCAACGGGTTTAAATGAAGACATCGTCCGTGCAATTTCTGCTAAAAAAGAAGAGCCGGAATGGATGACGGAATGGCGTCTGGAATCGTTCAGAATCTGGCAGAAAATGACGGAGCCGGACTGGGCAAATATTAAATATGAAAAGCCCGATTTTCAGGCAATTAAATATTATGCTGCACCAAAAGTAAAACCTGAACTGGAAAGTCTGGATGAAGTAGATCCTGAATTGCTGAAGACATTCGAAAAATTAGGAATCAACATTGAAGAACAGAAAAGACTTTCAGGAGTTGCGGTAGACATCGTAATGGATTCCGTTTCTGTAAAAACTACTTTTCAGGATACTTTGATGGAGAAAGGAATTATTTTCTGCTCCATTTCCGAAGCAATTAAAAACCATCCTGATTTAGTAAGAAAATATCTTGGAAAAGTAGTTCCGAGAGGAGATAATTTCTATGCAGCTCTTAATTCCGCAGTATTTTCTGACGGAAGTTTCTGCTACATTCCGAAAGGCGTAAGATGTCCGATGGAATTGTCTACGTATTTCAGAATCAATCAGGCAGGAACAGGTCAGTTTGAAAGAACACTTGTCATTGCAGATGAAGGAAGTTATGTTTCTTACCTTGAAGGCTGTACAGCTCCGTCAAGAGATGAAAACCAGCTTCACGCAGCGGTTGTTGAGCTGATCGCAATGGATGATGCTGAAATTAAATATTCCACCGTACAAAACTGGTATCCCGGAAATGAAGAAGGAAAAGGAGGGGTTTTCAATTTTGTAACGAAAAGAGGACTTTGCGAAAGAAATGCAAAAATCTCATGGACTCAGGTTGAAACCGGTTCTGCGGTAACATGGAAATATCCGTCTTGTATTTTGAAAGGAGATCATTCCATCGGTGAGTTCTACTCTATCGCCGTTACGAATAATCACCAATATGCAGATACAGGAACCAAAATGATCCACATCGGTAAGAATACGAAATCTACCATTATTTCCAAAGGTATTTCCGCAGGAAAATCCAATAATTCCTACAGAGGTCTGGTAAAAGTAATGCCTTCTGCAAAAGGAGCAAGAAATTTCTCTCAGTGCGATTCTTTATTGATGGGGAATGAATGTGGAGCTCATACTTTCCCTTATATTGAAATTAAAGATCCGACTGCACAACTGGAGCACGAAGCAACCACTTCAAAAATCGGGGAAGACCAGATTTTCTACTGTAACCAGAGAGGAATTGATACCGAAAGAGCTATTGCTCTGATTGTAAATGGTTTCAGCAAAGAAGTTTTAAATAAACTACCAATGGAATTTGCTATTGAAGCCCAGAAATTACTGGAGATTTCTCTGGAAGGTTCTGTGGGGTAA
- a CDS encoding GxxExxY protein → MTENEISKIVFESGLKIHRKLGIGLYESIYEECLFYELKKAGINVEKQKSLNIQYEELFLENAFRMDLLVENKVVLEIKSVENLTNFHAAQVKNYVRLGNYKLGMLINFNSQLFKNGVMRIANGLD, encoded by the coding sequence ATGACAGAAAATGAAATTTCAAAAATTGTTTTTGAAAGTGGATTAAAAATTCACAGAAAATTAGGAATAGGCTTGTATGAAAGCATTTATGAAGAATGTTTATTTTATGAATTGAAAAAAGCCGGGATTAATGTGGAAAAGCAAAAATCTCTTAATATTCAATACGAAGAACTATTTTTAGAAAATGCTTTCAGAATGGATTTACTAGTTGAAAACAAAGTGGTTTTAGAGATAAAATCTGTTGAAAATTTAACCAATTTTCACGCTGCACAAGTAAAAAATTATGTAAGACTTGGAAATTATAAGTTAGGAATGCTTATCAATTTCAATTCTCAACTTTTTAAAAACGGAGTTATGAGAATTGCAAATGGTCTTGATTAA
- the sufC gene encoding Fe-S cluster assembly ATPase SufC: MLEIKNLHAKIEDGDKEILKGINLEIKPGEVHAIMGPNGAGKSTLSSVIAGKEDYEVTDGEIIFGGENIIEDAPEERAHKGIFLSFQYPVEIPGVSVTNFIKAAMNENRKANGLGEMPAKEMLAMIREKSEKLGIKKDFLSRSLNEGFSGGEKKRNEIFQMMMLDPKLAILDETDSGLDIDALRIVADGVNAFKNEGNAVLLITHYQRLLNYIQPDFVHVLANGKIIKTGDKSLALELEEKGYDWLLN; the protein is encoded by the coding sequence ATGTTAGAGATAAAAAACTTACACGCCAAAATTGAAGACGGCGACAAAGAAATTTTAAAAGGAATTAATCTTGAAATAAAGCCGGGTGAAGTTCACGCCATTATGGGACCGAACGGAGCCGGAAAATCTACGCTTTCTTCTGTTATCGCAGGAAAAGAAGATTATGAAGTTACAGACGGAGAAATTATCTTCGGAGGTGAAAACATCATCGAAGATGCTCCTGAAGAAAGAGCCCACAAAGGAATTTTCCTTTCTTTCCAGTATCCGGTAGAAATTCCGGGCGTTTCTGTAACCAACTTCATCAAAGCAGCGATGAACGAAAACAGAAAAGCGAACGGGTTGGGAGAAATGCCGGCAAAAGAGATGTTGGCAATGATTCGTGAGAAATCTGAAAAATTAGGTATTAAAAAAGATTTCCTTTCAAGATCTTTAAACGAAGGTTTTTCCGGAGGTGAAAAGAAAAGAAATGAAATTTTCCAGATGATGATGCTGGATCCGAAACTGGCTATTTTGGATGAAACCGATTCAGGATTGGACATTGATGCGTTAAGAATTGTTGCAGATGGTGTAAATGCTTTCAAAAACGAAGGAAATGCAGTTCTTCTGATTACCCACTATCAGAGATTGCTGAACTATATTCAGCCTGATTTTGTTCACGTTTTAGCCAACGGGAAAATCATCAAAACCGGTGATAAATCTCTTGCGTTAGAGCTTGAAGAAAAAGGGTACGACTGGCTTTTAAATTAA
- the sufD gene encoding Fe-S cluster assembly protein SufD: MALKEQIIQNHNEFLESLRHRFLDEDRKAALQRFEKAGFPTKKDEEYKYTNLKEITEKAYNFFPKESHNITKEQLDHLHLGEENFDWITFVNGKLHKELSKVSIENVEFLSFNYALNDEKHRDVFEKYFNTIAEDQSAFTNLNQAYCKYGFFLKVPKNVVIEKPIHVFYISQNQEENTFYNTRNLLIVDEGAKVEIIESHHNFDSTYVLTNSVTEIFTYPNAKADWHKLQNDNDTSYLLDNTFAKQEKDSLTTVNTFSFGGKLVRNNLDFIQNGSNINSFMNGITIIGKDQLVDHHTAVHHNQPNCESYQNYKGIFDGKSHGVFNGKVFVDKIAQKTNAYQQNNNVLLSEGATIDTKPQLEIFADDVKCSHGCTVGQLNEDALFYLRARGISKKEAQALLLYAFANDAMQNIDIEPLKEKISKLLAEKLQVDIEF; the protein is encoded by the coding sequence ATGGCATTAAAAGAACAGATCATACAAAACCATAATGAATTTTTGGAGAGCCTTCGTCACAGATTTCTGGATGAAGATCGTAAAGCAGCTCTTCAGAGGTTCGAAAAAGCTGGTTTTCCTACAAAAAAGGACGAAGAATATAAATATACCAACTTAAAAGAAATTACTGAGAAAGCTTATAACTTTTTCCCGAAAGAAAGTCACAACATCACCAAAGAACAGTTGGACCATCTGCACTTAGGTGAAGAGAATTTCGACTGGATTACTTTCGTGAACGGTAAACTTCATAAAGAATTATCTAAAGTTTCCATTGAAAATGTTGAGTTTCTTTCATTCAATTATGCATTGAATGATGAGAAACACAGAGATGTTTTCGAGAAATATTTCAATACGATTGCTGAAGATCAATCTGCTTTCACGAATTTGAATCAGGCATACTGCAAATACGGATTCTTTCTTAAAGTTCCCAAAAATGTAGTGATTGAAAAACCGATTCACGTTTTTTATATTTCTCAGAATCAGGAAGAAAACACATTCTACAATACGAGAAATTTATTAATCGTAGATGAAGGTGCCAAAGTGGAAATCATTGAAAGTCATCACAATTTTGACAGTACTTATGTTCTGACCAATTCTGTGACGGAAATTTTTACTTATCCGAACGCAAAAGCGGACTGGCATAAATTACAGAACGACAACGATACCTCTTATTTACTCGACAATACTTTCGCAAAACAGGAAAAAGACAGCTTAACGACGGTAAATACGTTCTCTTTCGGAGGTAAACTGGTAAGAAATAATCTGGATTTCATTCAGAACGGATCGAATATCAATTCATTCATGAACGGAATTACCATTATCGGGAAAGATCAGTTGGTAGATCATCACACGGCGGTTCACCACAATCAACCAAATTGTGAAAGTTACCAGAATTATAAAGGTATTTTCGACGGAAAATCTCACGGGGTTTTCAACGGAAAGGTTTTCGTTGATAAAATTGCCCAGAAAACGAATGCTTATCAGCAAAACAACAATGTTTTACTCAGCGAAGGAGCAACGATTGATACCAAACCTCAGCTTGAAATTTTTGCAGATGATGTAAAATGTTCTCACGGTTGTACAGTAGGACAATTGAATGAAGATGCGTTATTTTATCTGAGAGCAAGAGGGATTTCTAAAAAGGAAGCTCAGGCGTTATTGTTATATGCTTTTGCGAACGATGCCATGCAGAACATTGACATCGAGCCATTAAAAGAAAAAATTTCAAAGCTTCTGGCAGAGAAGCTTCAGGTTGATATAGAGTTTTAA
- a CDS encoding IS3 family transposase: MVKPATKREVVNYLVSEYSINIRQACKSLNLERSSYYYQPQRKEDTELIGCLNELSEKHPSYGFKKIFHSLRNQGFSCNHKKVYRIYKKLGLNLLRKRKRRLASRERKNLEVPRNYNEVWSIDFMSDALFNSRRFRTLNIIDDYNRESIWIEIGLSIGAIHMTDLLEWIVKERGKPKAIRTDNGPEFTSSVFTNWCHRHRIEIRYIQPGKPTQNAFIERFNRSYRTEVLDARIFNNLVEVREITTEWVEHYNNKRPHESLQNLSPMQYLLKKENSSKQNSISEFSPFQQNHSTPTSPQ, translated from the coding sequence GTGGTAAAGCCTGCTACGAAACGAGAAGTTGTGAATTACCTTGTGTCAGAATATTCGATAAACATCCGGCAGGCGTGTAAATCTCTTAATTTGGAAAGGAGCAGTTATTATTATCAGCCCCAAAGAAAGGAAGACACAGAACTCATTGGTTGCCTGAATGAACTTTCAGAGAAACATCCTAGCTATGGATTCAAGAAAATATTTCATAGTCTGAGGAATCAAGGTTTTTCTTGTAATCACAAGAAAGTGTATCGTATTTACAAAAAATTAGGATTGAATCTTTTAAGGAAACGCAAGAGAAGATTGGCTTCGAGAGAACGAAAAAATCTGGAAGTTCCAAGAAACTACAATGAAGTTTGGAGTATCGATTTTATGAGTGATGCGCTTTTCAATTCGAGAAGATTTAGAACATTGAATATCATTGATGATTACAACCGCGAATCAATTTGGATTGAGATTGGGCTTTCCATCGGAGCGATTCATATGACGGATTTGTTGGAATGGATTGTGAAAGAAAGAGGAAAACCCAAAGCAATTCGAACTGATAATGGTCCAGAGTTTACGAGTAGTGTTTTCACAAATTGGTGCCACAGGCATAGGATTGAAATCCGATATATTCAACCTGGAAAACCTACACAGAATGCTTTTATTGAGAGATTCAATCGTAGCTACCGCACCGAAGTTTTGGATGCCAGAATTTTCAACAATTTAGTAGAAGTACGAGAAATTACCACGGAATGGGTGGAACATTATAATAACAAAAGACCACACGAAAGTTTACAGAATCTTTCTCCAATGCAATATTTGTTGAAAAAGGAAAACTCGTCTAAACAGAATTCCATCTCCGAGTTTTCTCCTTTCCAACAAAATCATTCAACACCAACATCACCGCAATGA
- a CDS encoding transposase: MRTSKFTDSQILAILKEYESGQTARELSRKYGFHYQTLHDWKKKFGGITSTKELQKIKELESENNRLKKMFANLSLEHEALKDVLSKKW; encoded by the coding sequence ATGAGAACGAGCAAATTTACAGACAGCCAAATTTTGGCAATTTTGAAAGAGTATGAATCAGGGCAGACCGCAAGAGAATTGTCTCGAAAATACGGTTTCCACTACCAAACCTTACACGATTGGAAAAAGAAATTTGGTGGGATAACTTCTACCAAAGAACTACAGAAAATCAAGGAACTGGAATCTGAGAACAATCGTTTGAAGAAGATGTTTGCCAATTTGAGCTTGGAACATGAAGCATTGAAGGACGTTTTGTCAAAAAAGTGGTAA
- a CDS encoding helix-turn-helix domain-containing protein, with product MNIGDRIRELRIKKGFSQEDLAIRSDFSKSYIQKFEEGQREIRSSQLVQLSRGLGTSIVDILNGTDYRSEEFTLRNIEFREGFKINFDRKFFERKILGELHEKYNSYCKLEKLADSIIIFQNPLKNFEEITSKKHVEEAAKILRKKWKFETTPIYDLVIFLEDLGVKIFEVTEDESFAGFSCWEKNSPIIVINIKNTDIPRRRFTLLHELAHLLLKFRKGEEYEKIERFCDHFAGAMLLPYEALVEYIGDKSSITLEELKRIKSRYGISIFAILIRMVSLEFIEWEKYQEWKELYYSWKDKDIAYEDTERVSRFNYLLAKGLNEKLFSKSMASQLSGMTISALSRESFTTEFTLK from the coding sequence ATGAACATTGGAGATAGAATAAGAGAATTAAGGATAAAAAAAGGGTTTTCACAAGAAGACCTTGCAATTCGCTCTGACTTTTCAAAATCATATATTCAGAAATTTGAAGAAGGCCAAAGAGAAATTCGCTCATCACAATTAGTACAATTGTCAAGGGGACTAGGTACTAGTATTGTTGATATTTTAAATGGAACAGATTATAGATCAGAAGAATTTACCCTAAGAAATATTGAATTTAGAGAAGGTTTTAAAATTAATTTTGATCGAAAATTTTTTGAACGAAAAATTTTAGGAGAACTACATGAAAAATATAACTCCTACTGTAAACTTGAAAAATTGGCGGATTCAATAATAATATTCCAAAACCCGCTTAAAAATTTTGAAGAAATCACTTCAAAAAAACACGTTGAAGAAGCAGCAAAAATTTTAAGAAAAAAATGGAAATTTGAAACTACACCTATATATGATTTAGTAATTTTTCTAGAAGATTTAGGTGTTAAAATTTTTGAAGTAACTGAAGACGAAAGTTTTGCTGGCTTCTCTTGTTGGGAAAAAAATAGTCCCATAATTGTAATTAATATTAAAAATACGGATATTCCAAGAAGACGTTTTACGCTTCTTCACGAACTTGCCCATTTATTATTAAAGTTTAGAAAAGGTGAGGAATATGAAAAAATAGAGCGTTTTTGCGATCATTTTGCAGGAGCAATGCTTTTACCATATGAGGCTTTGGTAGAATATATAGGTGATAAATCAAGTATTACTCTAGAAGAATTAAAAAGAATTAAAAGCAGATATGGCATATCAATATTTGCAATTTTAATAAGAATGGTAAGCCTAGAGTTCATTGAATGGGAGAAATATCAAGAATGGAAGGAACTATATTATTCTTGGAAAGATAAAGATATAGCTTACGAAGACACGGAAAGAGTTAGTCGATTTAACTACCTGTTAGCTAAAGGACTAAATGAAAAACTGTTTAGTAAAAGTATGGCAAGCCAATTGTCCGGGATGACAATTAGTGCATTAAGTAGAGAATCGTTTACCACTGAATTTACGTTAAAATGA
- a CDS encoding recombinase family protein: MKNSSIKTWQHVNMHEEYDFIINETEFSFDMNKINSFLFKSITEPAFDTTSANGKFIIQIFGAVAEFERNLISERTKSGLDGARKRKKLLGRPKGSSQTSIEKYRFAKHLYDNKNISIDKSCKQAGISKATFYRIDNNKK; this comes from the coding sequence ATGAAAAATAGTTCCATAAAGACATGGCAGCATGTAAATATGCATGAAGAATATGATTTTATAATCAATGAAACAGAATTTTCATTTGATATGAACAAAATTAACTCTTTTCTTTTCAAGAGCATCACTGAACCCGCATTTGACACTACTTCTGCAAATGGGAAATTTATCATTCAGATTTTTGGAGCTGTAGCTGAGTTTGAAAGAAACTTAATTAGTGAAAGAACAAAATCTGGTTTGGATGGTGCGCGAAAAAGAAAAAAACTTTTAGGTAGACCTAAAGGATCAAGCCAAACAAGTATTGAAAAGTATCGATTTGCTAAACATCTCTATGATAACAAAAACATTTCTATTGACAAATCATGTAAACAAGCAGGAATAAGCAAGGCAACTTTTTATCGTATAGACAATAATAAAAAGTAG
- a CDS encoding transposase, giving the protein MVKHYTKTNENILTNEYLKFSRDNRPRVATPKLDELISHFVHETIGENVYTPLTKILSDIDYSSNFNSSFLHYSRTSNKDSPSKNIIYAAIIALGCNIGVRKMGKISTGIGADKLEYVVRWFFSKDNIDEANQMILETTGKLSLPQIYLQKRDSLHTSSDGQKFNVSVPAINATHSFKYFGTGKGISAYSKDIPRNSYENKGYKIPPSKSMYIDENIIKDQWENILRLLCSIKLGEAKASVILKRLSSYSKQHPLYKAIKEVGRIHETIFLLRYFDEPPLRQNIEKQLNKIELSHLFAKAVFFGNNQEFKYETKEEQEIAVACRYLIQNAIIL; this is encoded by the coding sequence GAGTAGCTACTCCAAAATTGGATGAATTAATAAGTCATTTTGTTCATGAAACTATTGGAGAAAATGTCTACACCCCCCTCACAAAAATATTATCCGATATAGATTATTCTTCAAATTTTAATTCTTCTTTTTTGCATTACAGCCGAACATCAAACAAAGATTCTCCTTCCAAAAATATTATTTATGCAGCAATTATAGCCTTAGGCTGTAATATAGGGGTAAGGAAAATGGGCAAAATATCCACAGGCATTGGAGCCGATAAATTGGAATATGTAGTCAGATGGTTTTTTAGTAAGGATAATATTGATGAAGCCAATCAAATGATTCTAGAAACTACAGGTAAACTCTCACTCCCCCAAATATATCTTCAAAAAAGAGATTCACTACATACGTCAAGTGATGGGCAAAAATTTAATGTTTCTGTTCCTGCAATTAATGCTACTCATTCCTTTAAATATTTTGGAACTGGAAAAGGTATTTCTGCATATAGTAAGGATATTCCAAGAAATAGTTATGAAAACAAAGGATATAAAATTCCTCCTTCAAAAAGTATGTATATAGACGAGAATATCATTAAAGATCAATGGGAGAATATATTAAGATTATTATGCTCAATTAAATTAGGAGAAGCAAAAGCTTCAGTTATTTTGAAACGATTAAGTTCTTATTCAAAGCAACATCCTTTATATAAAGCAATAAAAGAAGTTGGTAGAATTCATGAAACAATTTTTTTATTACGGTATTTTGATGAACCCCCTTTAAGGCAAAACATTGAAAAGCAATTAAATAAAATTGAATTATCACATCTATTTGCTAAAGCGGTCTTTTTTGGAAACAATCAGGAATTTAAATACGAGACTAAAGAAGAACAAGAAATTGCAGTAGCATGTAGGTATTTAATCCAAAACGCAATTATCTTATAG